GCGCTCTACCTGCTGCTCCAGGAGAGCGGCATGGAGCCCGTGCGCCGCGCCATGGACTTGCAACTGCTGGACGCGGACTCCCCCGCCACCCTGCTCCTGCTGGCGGTGGAGGTGGAGGGCGCCTACGAGGCGGACCCGGACGAGACGCGCCTGGCCACCCAGCGGGACGAGGGGCTGGAGGACGAGGACGTGCCCCGGGAGGGCCTGCGCGCCCTGCACTCCGCGGAGCTGAACGGCGAGGAGCGCGACGCGCTGCTGCGCCGGGTGGAGGCGGGCCACAGCCTCGTGCTCGTGCCCTGGGGCTCGCGGGAGAATCCGCTCCTGGATGCGCTGCAGGTGAAGCTCTCCAAGGCGGACACCTCGCTGCCCATGCGCACGCTGGTGCCGCCCCTGTCCACCCCCTACACGCTGGGCACCGAGCGCGTGGAGGCCAAGGTGCAGGCCTACCTGGAGCTGCCCCCCGGGGCGGTGCCGCTGCTGGTGGACGCGCAGCTGGAGCGCCCCGTGGCGGCGGTGGTGCCGCATGGCCTGGGCCGGGTGCTGGTGGTGAGCGCGCCCGAGCTCGCCATGAACCAGGCGCTGGCCCGGGCGGACAACGCGCAGTTCTGGCTGAGCGCCCTGCGCGCGCTGGGGGGCCCGGGCCCCTTCGAGTTCAGCGAGTTCCACCACGGCTTCAGCAACGAGCGCTCGGTGGTGGACTTCGCGCGGCGCTACGGCCTGCACTTCGCCGTGGCGCAGCTGCTCCTGGGCGTGGGCTTCTGGGCGGTGTCCCTGAAGCGCTTCGGCCGTCCCCGCCCGCCGCCGGAGGCCCTGCGCGTGGGGGCCACGGACGCGCTGTTCGCCATGAGCCGGCTCTACCGCGAGGGCCGCCACCACGCCTTCGCCGCCGAGCTCATCACCCGCGAGGTGACGCAGGAGCTGGCCCTGCTGGCGGGGCTGCCCCCGCACACGCCCGCACACGCCGTCGCCGAGGGGCTCACCGCCCGGGGCCGGAAGGACCTGGCCCAGGGCCTGCGCGCCCTGCTGCGCCAGGCCGAAGCGCCCACCACCGACAAGGAGCTCGTGCGGCTCGCCACGCGCGCCGCCGGGTTGCGCCACCGCCTCTTGCCCACCGGGTCCCGCGCACCCGCCGCTTCCCCCGAGGAGTCATGAACGTTCCCCCCCCTTTCGCGCCCCCCGCTTCGTCTGGCCACGCCGTGCAGGCCGCCTACGCCATCCGCGAGGGCGTGCTGAGCGAGGTGCGCAAGGCCGTGGTCGGCCAGGACGAGGCGCTCGAGCTGATGCTGTGCGGCCTCATCGCCGGCGGCCACGTGCTGCTGGAGGGCGTGCCCGGCGTGGCCAAGACGCTGATGGCCAAGGCCCTAGCGCGCAGCGTGAGCGCGGACTTCAAGCGCATCCAGTTCACCCCGGACCTGATGCCCGCGGACATCCTGGGCACCAGCGTCTTCGACCTGAAGACGCAGGCGTTCGTGCTGGTGCGCGGCCCCATCTTCACGGACCTGCTGCTGGCGGATGAAATCAACCGCGCGCCGGCCAAGACGCAGTCGGCCCTGCTGGAGGCCATGCAGGAGCGCAGCGTGTCGCTGGAGGGCCGCCACATCGCCCTCTCGCCGCTCTTCACGGTGTTCGCCACCCAGAACCCGGTGGAGTCCGAGGGTACCTACCCGCTGCCCGAGGCCCAGCTGGACCGGTTCCTCTTCAAGGTGGAGGTGGGCTACCCCGCCCCCGAGGAGGAGGACGCCATCCTCGCCTCGGTGCACCGGGGCTTCGACGCGGGCAACCTGGAGCGGGCCGGGGTGGGCGCCGCGGTGGACCAGCACGGGCTGACGCGGGCCCGCGCGGCACTGCACGACGTGACGGTGGAGCCGCCGGTGCTGTCCTATATCCGCAAGCTGGTGTCCGCCACGCGTACCTCGGGGCGCATCCGCCTGGGGGCGGGGCCGCGCGCGGGGGTGCACCTGCTGCTGGCGGCCAAGGCGCTGGCGGCGCTGCGCGGCCGGCACTTCGTCACCCCGGATGACGTGCGCTTCCTGGCGGGGCCGGTGTTGAAGCACCGGCTGCTCCTGTCGCCGGACGCGGAGCTGGATGGGGCCACGCCCTCGGACGTGCTCCGGGAGGTGGTGCAGTCGGTCGAGGTTCCCCGGTGATTCCCACCCCGCGCCTGTGGGTGCTGCTGGCCGTGCTGGCCCTGCCCATGATGGCGGCGGGCTTCTCCCCGGGCCTGGGCGGCCTGGTGCTGGCGCTGGACGGGCTGGCGCTGGCGCTGGCGGTGCTCGACGCCTTGCTGGCGCGGGGCGTGCGCTTGGAGGTGCACCGGGAGCTGCCCCAGAAGCTCTCGGTGGGTGTCTCCAACAAGGTGGAGGTGCGGCTCATTCACCGCTCTGGGCGCACGGTCCAGGCACGCGTGAGGGACGACGTGCCCGAGGGCTTCGCCGCGACGCCCGAGGAGGCGCCGCTGAGCCTGCCCCCGGAGAGCCAGACGCGCTGGGTGTACCGGGTGGTGCCCGCGAAGCGCGGCAAGTTCAGCTTCGGGGACGTGCGCGTACGGGTGCGGGGCCCGCTGGGGCTGGTGCTCCACGAGCGGGCCTACCCGGCGGCCCGGAGCGTCTCCGTGTTCCCGGACCTGCGGGGGGCGAGCCGCTTGCTGCTGTCGGGGGCGGCGCTGGACTTCGTGAACCTGGGCCTGCGGAAGCTGCGGCGGGACGGCCAGGGCAGCGAGTTCGCCCGCCTGCGGGACTACGCCCAGGGAGACTCGGTGCGGGAGGTGGACTGGAAGGCCTCGGCACGCCGGGGCAAGCCCGTCACCCGGGTGATGGAGTCCGAGCGCTCCCAGTCCATCCTCATCTGCGTGGACGCGGGCCGCTCCATGGCCGCGCGCGTGGGCGAGCTGACGAAGCTGGATCACGCGGTGAACGCGGCGCTGTTCCTGGCCTTCGTGGCGGTGCGCAATGGGGACCGGGTGGGCCTGGCCCTCTTCGCCGACGGGGTGAAGGCGTACCTGCCGCCCATGGCCGGGCGCGGGCAGTACCGGAAGATTGTCGACACGCTCTACTCGGCCACCCCGAGCCTCACGTACGTGGACTACCTGGCACTCTTCAAGGAGCTGAACCTGCGGCTGCACCGGCGCAGCCTGCTGTGCGTCTTCACCGACTTCCTGGATGAGGAGCAGGCCGCCACGATGATCGACCCGCTGCACCGGCTGGCGCGGCGCCACGTACCGCTGTGCCTCTCGGTGAAGGACACCGCCCTGCAGTCCCTGCTGCGCACCGCGCCCCCGGGGCCCGAGGAGGCCTTCCAGCACGCGGTGGCCTCCGAGCTGCTCTCGGACAGGGAGACCCTCAAGGCCAAGGTAGGACGCGGCGGCGTGCAGATGATCGACGTGCAGCCCGACGAGCTGAGCCTCGCCGCCGTCAACCGCTACCTGGACCTCAAGGCCCGCGGCGTCCTGTAAGCCCAATAACTTGCCAAGCGATTGCGGAACTCGAAGCAGATAAAAACCGGCCCCCATTCAACTTAGCAACCGAGATAGCCTTTACGTCTCGACTCGAAGTCAAAAGGCAGACAACTCTTGACTGACGAAAACTCCTCATTCAACTCCCGCCACAACTTTCGCAACAATCCAGATGAGGGCCCAGAAAAGTCATTGCTCTTGAATCTACTGGATGCCGAGATATCATTATCATCTCAGCAACAAAGCCATACCGGATGGACCAGTTGGGCGCTTACAGGTGCCATTGGGGCAGTATTTTGGGCGTTACTTAATCAATGGGAGAAAGCATGGCCTTCCGGCAACCTGTGGATTTCGGCCTATGTCGCCCTTTGGCTTTGTTTTGCTTCTCTTCGAGGCCTGCCTTTTATCTTCAATCCAGCATCTTTCGGCCTATCAGACACAGCATCTTTTGGTCTAGCCACAAGAACAAGGTTTCAACTGGGCTTCAGTTTCACAAAACAAAGATCCTTAACTCTTTTCACCATCATCCACTCAAGCATCCTGCTTAGCCTTATCATCTCATTCCCCGTTCCATTGATCGCCAAAATCTGGAGCGGAGTCACAATAGGGCTTGTGATTGCATTATTCCTCTACATATTCGCCATTTCATACACACAAAATCCAATACCCGCACAAAGCGGCCTGGACACCAAAACATGGCATAGTCTGGCCGCCAACCTACTCATCATAGCAATATTCTCAACACCTGCCATCTTGCTCGCAATGGATCTCTTTTCAAAGAATCCAAGCGCTCTCGATCTAAAAGTGGCAGCCCTTCTTGTTACCGCCGTCTTTTTGGTACAGAAGGGACTTGAAGAACAAAGCGATCGCTCATCCATCGGCAATCTCCTCCGAATACGCCGGGAACTGGCACTTGGCACCCTGCCAGCCAAAGACGCCGCTGGATATCTTGAAATTGAGTTCCTCGGCATGCAGGTGTCAGACGTCTTCCGCGAATCAGCTCAACAATTCCTGCTTGACACAAACACCACATCCAACAAATACCACGGCCTTACCAATCGGCTAGACGCCATACTCGCCAGCATAGCCGAGGATTCCCCCCTATCTGCCGACCAACAATCAGGCATAGCCCATACCGTCATCGAAGCCTATCAATCATGGATAACCATGCTAACCGAAGACAGAAAAACGCTATCCGAGTCCTACCAGGAAATAGAATCCCGAAGCCATTTCTTCCTAAATTCATCAACCGATGCCAAAACAGCCATGCAAGGCATCATGCTATCAATACAAACCAGCCATACAGACGCACTCTCAAGCACTGATGCGTTCCAGCAAAAACTGGAGCGGCTCATCATCCTAGCCAAAACAATAACAGCAAACGAGATGGCATAAGCCCCTTCCCCATGACACCCCACTTCGTCTACGCCCGGGGAGTGGCCGTGGTTCACTGAGCGTTCCAGGCGGACTTTCCTGATATTCAGGAATTCACTCCTGACTCCCCTTGCCCAGGAGCCGTTCCCGATGAATAACAGTCCTCTGCTGTGGATGTTGGCAGTACTCCCCCTGTGCGGCACCGCCGCCCTGGCCCAGACTGGAATGGCCGATGCCGGGCTGACCGCGGCGCAGTGCAGCCCACGCGTTCCGCTGAGCACCCGGGGCCGGTACATCGTCGACCGCTGCGGAGAGCGCTTCAAGCTGAAGTCCGTCAACTGGTTCGGCGCGAGCGATCAGCTTGAGGTGGTAGGAGGCCTGGACAAGCAGAAGCTGTCGGACCTCGTCACAGGCATGAAGGCGCTGGGCTTCAACTCCGTCCGGCTGCCGTTCTCCAACAACATGCTGCACCCGGATGACACCAAGCCCGCGGCGCAGCGGTGTCTGGAGAAGCACGGCGTCACGTGCATTGACCCCACGAAGAACCCGGAGTTGCTGAACAAGACGGCGCTCGAGGTCTTCGACGCCGTCGTGGCGGAGCTGACGCGGCAGGAGCTGGTGGTCATCCTGAACAACCACACGACGAAGTCCATGTGGTGCTGCGGCTGGGATGGCAATGGCTTCTGGGACAGCAGCCAGGCCCTGCAGCGGTGGCAGGACGACTGGGTGATGATGGCCGGGCGCTATCAGGGCAACAAGTGGGTGGCCGGGGCCGATCTGCGCAACGAGGTGCGTCCGGACGGACTGGACAGTCCCAACTGGGGTATGCGCAATCAGCATGACTGGCACATGGCGGCCCAGACGATGGGCAACCTGGTGCTGCGCAGGAACCCGGACCTGCTCATCGTCGTCGAGGCGGTCAACTGGTGGGGACTCCTGGACGGAGCACGCCCGCAGCTGAAGCCCGTGAGGCAGCGGCCCGTCGCCCTCTTGCGCGGAGACAAGCTCGTCTACGCCGTGCACAACTATGGCTACACCGGGCCGAACCAGTCGGGAGGCTCGCTGGGCAGCGGCCCGAAGTACGGCGACATGGACAAGGCAACGCTCCACGCCACGCTGGACCAGGAGTGGGGCTTCGTGCTCGCGGCGAATCAGGCGTACACCGCGCCGGTCTGGATGAGCGAGTTCGGCATCGGCTACAACGAGCAGGCGGCCAACTCCCGGGCGTGGTTCAGCCACCTCGCGGACTATCTGATCGACAAGGACGTCGACTGGGCCTACTGGGCCCTCAACGCGTCGAAGCTGCAGAACTCGGTGCAGGGAGAGGACGAGACATACGGCCTGTGGAGCTATCCGGACTGGGGGGGCGTGCGCAGCGGTGACTGGCGGCTCGGGACGGGCCCCTTGGGCCGGCTGCTCGGGGCGGACGGGCGGACCGGCGCCGTGGAGGCGACGCGCTTCCTGCCGATGACCGTCCTCCTGAAGGACGGGAGCTCCACCTACTACGTGGACAACAACTCGCTGGATTTCGACTGGCACTCGGGCAAGGCGAAGCTCAGCTGTCCGAGGGGCTATCGCATGGTGGGGGTGAGCGCGAGCTTCTCCCTGCTCTGCACCAACGCGGGAGCCGTTCCCACGCAGCAGGGCACGGGCAGCTACCAGACGGTCTCCCAAGAAGTCTCTCCGCTGCGCTACCCGGGGGACTGGGCCAGCCAGAGCATCAAGTTCGAGTGCCCCACGGGCACCTACGCCGTAGGCCTCTCCACGGCGAACCCGTACTGGCTCGAGCTGGCGGGCCTGCTCTGCGAGCAGAACACCGGTGGCCTCCCCCTCAACAACAGGTCGGCGAAGAACTTCTGGGGAGGAGACCAGCGCGCATCGCTCTCGGGAGGCGACTGGAGCGTGAGCCAGTACAAGGGGCAGTGCGCTGACAACCAATACCTCATCGGGTTGGCGCATCGCCGGAGCGGGCTCTCGGACTCCCCGTCAGTGGCGCTCTGCTCCAACTGAGCACGCCCAGGGCCTGGCGTGCGTGAAGTCCCACACGCCAGGACACCGCTGGGAAGCCGCACCGGCTGCACACCTGGTTTCACCATGCGTGCTGTCCGGGACGCGGCCTCCGGGCCGCATGCCTCTTTCTTGACATCTGATAGGAACGTCTCTAAAGGTCCTGAGATTGAGAATGCGTATCGATTTCACATCTGGGCCCTGGCCCCGTGGGGAATCGGCGTCGTTCTCCATTCCCTCCCTTTTCCAAGAGGCCTCTCGCTGATGAAGCACACGTTTGCCTTGCGTTCCCTGCGCCTGCCCGCCGCGGCGCTCACGCTGTCGTTGTTCGTGGGTTGTGGAGACTCGGAGGACGACAAGAACGAGACCCCCGCGCCGCTGTACGCCATCACCACGCAGCTGCTCACGGCGGACCCCACCGAGAGCTACGTCGTGGTGACGCCGCACGCGGAGCAGGCCGCGACGCTGTCGCTGGAGGGCGCCGTCAAGGTCCCCGGCCGCGCCCTGGGCGTGGGCATTCCCAAGACGGGCGCCGTCTACGTGGTGACCGACGAGAGCGCCACGGTGACGCGCTACACCCTCACCTCCACCAACACGCTGGAGAAGACAGGCACGGTCGACTTCGCCGCCCAGGGCGTGACGTCGCTGGGCGAGTACCAGGCCAACTTCCAGTTCGTCTCGGAGACGAAGGCGTACTTCTTCGATGGCCTCACCGCGCAGGTCATCATCTGGAACCCCACGGCGATGACCGTCACGGGCACCATCCCGCTGGACGCGCTGGTCATCCCGGAAACGGTCCTCGCCTTCTCCGGCGCCGTCGTCCACACCGGCGGGCAGATCATCATGCCGGTGGGCTGGCGGCCGGTGGAGGGCGTCAACGTGACGAAGAAGGCGGGCGTGGTCGCCATCGACACGGCGACGGACACGGCCACCCTCGCGGAGGATAACCGGTGCGGCTACACGCACGACGCCGCGCTGGGCCTCGACGGCAAGGTGTACATCGCGACGGAGGCCTACGGTGCGGCGGTGCGCCGGGTGGTGGGCCCGGATGCGCCGGAGCCGTGCTTGCTCAAGTACGATCCGCAGACGCGCGCCTTCGATCCCAGCTTCTACCGGGCGCTGGACTCGCTGGTGGGCGGAGGCACGGCGGGCGCGCTCATCCCGGGCGAGCAGGGCACCGCGTACGTGCGGGTGCTGGATGAGAGCATCGCCCCGGTGAACGAGGGCACCCATCCGCGCACCGTGGCGAGCGGCACCGGCTGGCAGTGGTGGGAGCTGAAGCTCGACACGCTGACGGCGACGCGCCGGACGGACCTCCCGTCCACCTCCGGCAGCATCTTCCTGTTCGAGTCGGAGAAGCAGACGCTCTACACCGAGTTCGGCGCGGGCGCCGCGTCCACCACCTTCCGCGTGCTGGGTGACAGCGGCAAGGCGACGGTGACGACGCAGGGGCTGTCCTTCTCCTTCCTCCAGCTGCGTTAGTGGCGGCCTTCACCGGGATCAAAACCATGCACACCAAGTCAATGCGGCACCTGTTGAGCGGCGCGAGCGTGTTCGCCGCCTCGCTCCTGACGGCGGCTCCCGCCTTCGCCACCAGCACGGGCATCACCGGCCAGTCCGGCAAGGACGGGGTGACGTGCAGCACCTGCCACAAGGGGGGCGTGATGCCCACCGTCACCTTCGAAGGGCCCGCGGAGCTGGCGCCTGGGGCCACCGGCCAGTACAGCTTTGTCATCCGCGGGGGCGCCGCCACGACGGGCGGCGTGGGCATCGCCGTGGACGATGCAACGGCCGGGCTCCAGGCCGGCGCTGGCCTGAAGAAGCTGGGCAGCGAGCTGACCCACACCACGCCCCAGCCCTTCACCGGCACGGAGCTGCGCTTCAGCTTCACCCTGGTCGCACCCTCCAAGGACAGCACGCTCACGCTCTTCGGCGCGGGCAACTCGTCCAACGGGGATCAGACCAGTGAGGGGGACCGCGCCGCGGCCACGACCCTGAAAGTGAAGGTGGGCAACGGCACGCCCCCCGTGGAAGAACCGCCCCCGGAGGAGGACAAGGACGAGGGCGGAGGCTGCACCGCCGCCAGCGGCGCGCCCTTGTGGGCACTGGGGCTGACGGGCCTGTCCCTGGCCCTGCGCCGCCGCCGCAACAGCTGAAGTCCGTAGGAAGCCTCTTCCCGGCTCAAGCCGGGAGGAGGCCTCTGGCTCAGATCAGTGCGGGAGGACTCAAGCGCTCAAGCAACTCCCAGGCCTTGCGCCAGCCTCGTGTCCGCTGGCCCATGGTGTGGTGAAGCCAATGAACCATCGCCTCCGGTGAAGTCATGCGGCTGTGTGTGAGAGCCGTCTCGATGCTGGCGAGCAGACGCGGAACGTGCTCAGCCGGCGCGGCCCTCGCCTGGATCAGCCCCCTGTCCCACTGCCCCTGGTGGAACAGCGCGTCGATCTCCTCGCAGAAGACTTCGGGCATGCGCTGCCAGAGCTCTTTCCGTGCCGCGTGGTCATTGTCGTCAGGCCGCCCCATCTGGATGGCCTGCCGGACATGCTCTTCAGGAATCCTCTTCCAGAGTGCCTGAAGGGACGTGGACCACCATGAATCGTCCTGGGCAGCCCAAGTCTGCACGAAAGCTCCCCAATGCTCATTCCGGAAGAACCTGCAGGCATCGCTCGCACCGAGCAGATGCCGGGAGTCTTTGCTCGCGAGCCGCTGGACTGCGGAGGGTGGAAGGAAGTCCCAGAAGATCGAGGCATGCGCTTCATCGGGATTGAGGAACTCTGGGAACGTCTGTCCGGCGAGCCATGCGTCCCAGACCTTCCTGGCGTAAGGATCCCAATCCTCTCCTCGCCGTTGTGCGTACTCCGGAAGCAGTACGTCCAACTCATGCCACCAAATGGAGCCTTTCAGCTCGCTGAGAGAGAAGGACTCCCTCTGGAGGAACCGGAGCAGTCTCTCGGGCTGAAGCAACAAGGGCTCAGAGGCTGGATGTGACGTCGGCAGGGCGAGCCTGTCCAGCAGGCGGCCTCCTAGCAACAAGAGGGGCATCAGCCACTGCTGGGGCATCTTTCCTTCGGTGGACGACCTCTGGGTGGGCATGAATAGCAGCCACCTTGTGGCATAGGCAGACAGTCCCTGGAGCCAGGACTCAATCGAGAGGGACTCATTCGGGGGCAGGGCCTCGGACAGCCCGAGGAGGGCCGCGTACCAAACCCTCCGGTGGAGCAGCGGGAATTGTCCCTCGTATTCCACGGCGTAGTGCACTCGCGGCAACGGAATGCCTTCGGGACCTGACACCACAAGCGCCCTCTGGAACCGGAGAACCTCCAAGCGCAGCGGCTTGGGCACCGGCTTCCCCTCAAGGAGGGCCAGCCCGAGCACCCGGAAGGTGGCTTCTAGCGCGGCGATCCAGGCAGGAGACGTCATGTCAGGCGCTGCCAGAACCTTCTCGGCGAAAGCGAAGTCGTTGTTCCGGCAACGCTCAAGAAGCGTCTCGAACACCGTCACGGCATGCTCCTGATGAAGCAGGATCGTGCCCCATTCCGGCGGAGCTCCCTCGAGTACCTCGACGACGGACTGGTCGATTAGGCTCAAGAGAACCCACGGGGGACGGAAGACGTACTGGGAAGCCTCACGCTCACGCAACAGGCCCAGCTTTCGCAAGGCACGCACCGTGCGGAACGCATCAGGAGGAAGTCCTTCGCTAGCCCTCTCCAATTCGGTCCGGTTCATTTTCAATCCACGATGTTCCAGCTTTTTGAGCCACTCAAGATCAGCGTCATCGGGCCGCAGGGCT
Above is a window of Stigmatella erecta DNA encoding:
- a CDS encoding AAA family ATPase; amino-acid sequence: MNVPPPFAPPASSGHAVQAAYAIREGVLSEVRKAVVGQDEALELMLCGLIAGGHVLLEGVPGVAKTLMAKALARSVSADFKRIQFTPDLMPADILGTSVFDLKTQAFVLVRGPIFTDLLLADEINRAPAKTQSALLEAMQERSVSLEGRHIALSPLFTVFATQNPVESEGTYPLPEAQLDRFLFKVEVGYPAPEEEDAILASVHRGFDAGNLERAGVGAAVDQHGLTRARAALHDVTVEPPVLSYIRKLVSATRTSGRIRLGAGPRAGVHLLLAAKALAALRGRHFVTPDDVRFLAGPVLKHRLLLSPDAELDGATPSDVLREVVQSVEVPR
- a CDS encoding DUF4350 domain-containing protein → MRDRFPVLVVGGLLFAVILGGFLLRGAARGDFADTLSTYRASENGARALYLLLQESGMEPVRRAMDLQLLDADSPATLLLLAVEVEGAYEADPDETRLATQRDEGLEDEDVPREGLRALHSAELNGEERDALLRRVEAGHSLVLVPWGSRENPLLDALQVKLSKADTSLPMRTLVPPLSTPYTLGTERVEAKVQAYLELPPGAVPLLVDAQLERPVAAVVPHGLGRVLVVSAPELAMNQALARADNAQFWLSALRALGGPGPFEFSEFHHGFSNERSVVDFARRYGLHFAVAQLLLGVGFWAVSLKRFGRPRPPPEALRVGATDALFAMSRLYREGRHHAFAAELITREVTQELALLAGLPPHTPAHAVAEGLTARGRKDLAQGLRALLRQAEAPTTDKELVRLATRAAGLRHRLLPTGSRAPAASPEES
- a CDS encoding MXAN_6652 family MXYO-CTERM-anchored protein, with protein sequence MHTKSMRHLLSGASVFAASLLTAAPAFATSTGITGQSGKDGVTCSTCHKGGVMPTVTFEGPAELAPGATGQYSFVIRGGAATTGGVGIAVDDATAGLQAGAGLKKLGSELTHTTPQPFTGTELRFSFTLVAPSKDSTLTLFGAGNSSNGDQTSEGDRAAATTLKVKVGNGTPPVEEPPPEEDKDEGGGCTAASGAPLWALGLTGLSLALRRRRNS
- a CDS encoding MxcI protein yields the protein MKHTFALRSLRLPAAALTLSLFVGCGDSEDDKNETPAPLYAITTQLLTADPTESYVVVTPHAEQAATLSLEGAVKVPGRALGVGIPKTGAVYVVTDESATVTRYTLTSTNTLEKTGTVDFAAQGVTSLGEYQANFQFVSETKAYFFDGLTAQVIIWNPTAMTVTGTIPLDALVIPETVLAFSGAVVHTGGQIIMPVGWRPVEGVNVTKKAGVVAIDTATDTATLAEDNRCGYTHDAALGLDGKVYIATEAYGAAVRRVVGPDAPEPCLLKYDPQTRAFDPSFYRALDSLVGGGTAGALIPGEQGTAYVRVLDESIAPVNEGTHPRTVASGTGWQWWELKLDTLTATRRTDLPSTSGSIFLFESEKQTLYTEFGAGAASTTFRVLGDSGKATVTTQGLSFSFLQLR
- a CDS encoding glycoside hydrolase family 5 protein, translating into MNNSPLLWMLAVLPLCGTAALAQTGMADAGLTAAQCSPRVPLSTRGRYIVDRCGERFKLKSVNWFGASDQLEVVGGLDKQKLSDLVTGMKALGFNSVRLPFSNNMLHPDDTKPAAQRCLEKHGVTCIDPTKNPELLNKTALEVFDAVVAELTRQELVVILNNHTTKSMWCCGWDGNGFWDSSQALQRWQDDWVMMAGRYQGNKWVAGADLRNEVRPDGLDSPNWGMRNQHDWHMAAQTMGNLVLRRNPDLLIVVEAVNWWGLLDGARPQLKPVRQRPVALLRGDKLVYAVHNYGYTGPNQSGGSLGSGPKYGDMDKATLHATLDQEWGFVLAANQAYTAPVWMSEFGIGYNEQAANSRAWFSHLADYLIDKDVDWAYWALNASKLQNSVQGEDETYGLWSYPDWGGVRSGDWRLGTGPLGRLLGADGRTGAVEATRFLPMTVLLKDGSSTYYVDNNSLDFDWHSGKAKLSCPRGYRMVGVSASFSLLCTNAGAVPTQQGTGSYQTVSQEVSPLRYPGDWASQSIKFECPTGTYAVGLSTANPYWLELAGLLCEQNTGGLPLNNRSAKNFWGGDQRASLSGGDWSVSQYKGQCADNQYLIGLAHRRSGLSDSPSVALCSN
- a CDS encoding DUF58 domain-containing protein — protein: MIPTPRLWVLLAVLALPMMAAGFSPGLGGLVLALDGLALALAVLDALLARGVRLEVHRELPQKLSVGVSNKVEVRLIHRSGRTVQARVRDDVPEGFAATPEEAPLSLPPESQTRWVYRVVPAKRGKFSFGDVRVRVRGPLGLVLHERAYPAARSVSVFPDLRGASRLLLSGAALDFVNLGLRKLRRDGQGSEFARLRDYAQGDSVREVDWKASARRGKPVTRVMESERSQSILICVDAGRSMAARVGELTKLDHAVNAALFLAFVAVRNGDRVGLALFADGVKAYLPPMAGRGQYRKIVDTLYSATPSLTYVDYLALFKELNLRLHRRSLLCVFTDFLDEEQAATMIDPLHRLARRHVPLCLSVKDTALQSLLRTAPPGPEEAFQHAVASELLSDRETLKAKVGRGGVQMIDVQPDELSLAAVNRYLDLKARGVL